The Candidatus Woesearchaeota archaeon genome segment GTTGATTTAGTTGCTTTCGATTCATTGCCTGATTTCAAAGATGCGCTTTATAAAGATATGCATCCTGTAAGCAGACCTTTGGTAAATCTTGGCAAGAGTGTAGATGAAATCTGGAAAACTGCTAATAAGGTGGGGAATGTAGCTACAATGGGCTATTTTGACAATCTGAGTGAATCAACTGCGAATGTTATTTATGGTGTGATGGAAACATTAAAACAGGGAGTACAGGCAGCTGCTAATTCTGTAAGGGGGCCTGTTTATTTAATTACAGGAGAAAATGAAGGTTTGGCTGCTATAGCTGACTGGGCAATCTTAGTTCCTACAGAGTATGTCAGTAATGTCTTGGAAATGAAAGGCATAGAGAATACGCAGAGCAGGGAAGCCCTTGAGAATGCTTTTGAGAAGAAGGGCATTATAGGAACACATCTCGAAATCGGCGGATCAGGATACATATTCTATCTTGGCGCGGATGAAATTTACGATGAGTGCAAAGACGACGATGGCAGCGGCAGCAGAATTCCGGGCGGCGCAGGAGGAGAGACGCCTCCTCCTGACCCATGGTCAGGCAAAGGAGCTCCAGGTGCAGGCCAATAAATTTTAATTTATTTTTCTTTCTTAAAATGCAAAAAAAGCATATAACCTACTTGTTGTGCCTCTCTTTGCTAGCCTCTGCTGTTTTTGCTGCTGATGTTGATTTTGCAGGCGGCTATCATGATTACGGCAGCGATACCGATTCAGACGGGAGATACAATTATTTATCCCTAGGCTTTCAGGTTAGCGTGAGTTCAGCAGGCAATTATTACTTCTATTCTGATATCATGGACAGCAAAGGAAATTCTTACCAGCAAACCAGGGAATACGCCCTGGGCAGCGGAATCCAGGATATTGTGCTGCGTTTTAACGGCACTGAAATCTACAGGAACAAAGCGAGCGGTGATTTTGATGTGAATAAAATATTCATATACAGGTCCTGCCCGACATGCATGCCGCCTGTTCCGCAGTATGTAAATGAGGCTGTCAGCCCCTATACTACCGGCTTTTATAATTACAGCGACTTTCAGAAGCCAGCCGGGAATGCTGCTGTTTACTGCCAAAGCTCACCGTGCTATGCTGATGCATCTTTGCTTTCTTCAAGGGATAATATAAAAGGAAAGGCAGAGCCTAATGCACCAAATACATTAGACGGATGCAAGGACGGCACAAAGGGCAGCTTTGGGCTGGATGAGTCTATAGAAAGCATTAAGATAATAGGCAATACTAATGAGTTTATTACCGGAGAAACTGTAATCGTAGAGATATATGCTTACTGCTCTATGCCCGGAAACAGGCTGAATATAGCTTATGCGAATGATACCCAAAATATCAACTGGAGGGTTGAGGATTACAAGGTATGCGGCAGCACAGGCCTTACAAAATTTACCAGCCCTATAAGACTGGATTCAAATGCAGGATTCCATGCCATAAGGGGCATTTTCTCTTCTGCATATTACCCAGGGGCTGAGCAAGAGAGCTGTATTACTGATGATTATGCTGACCATGATGATGCGGCTTTTTTTGTGAGGAACGGGAAGGTTTTCAGCCAGGGTTGGAGCCTTGTTTCCATACCTGATATCCAGGACAGGGATATGCCGCTTTCCGGCAATATCGGCAAGGTTGACAGCTTTTTTACAATCAGGGATGGAAAATGGCTTTTTTACAATCAGGGAAACAGCAACTCTAACCTATATCAGGCTGATGAATCAGACGCTTTTTGGATTAAATCAAGCAAGCCTTTTGCTGTTAAGTATTCACCTATTGTGAATAAGGAAATCTTCCTTAACCTGAGCAAGGGCTGGAACCTTATAGGCTATCCATCTACTAATAAGCAGAACATAGCAAATGCCTTCAGCGGTATAGACAGCTATTTTGACAGGATAATGGCTTATAAATCTGGTGTCTGGAGCAGCTATGACAAGTCTAAAGGAAATAATTCACTGGTCCAGATTGAGCCGGGCTACGGCTACTTAATACATTCATTGGGGGAAGCTGCTGTTAAGTTCAATGGAAGCTACCACACCTATTCAGAAATCCCTGAAGAATTTACGCTTTCCCTTGATGCCGGCTGGAACCTTGTTTGTGTCCCTTTAGATGCATCAGCCACTTTAAATCAGATATTTGGGGATAAGGTATACAGATATGACGGAAAATGGGCTGAGCCGGCGATGAATGAAAAGGCTGAGAAAGGCAGGGGCTATTGGGTATGGTCGGATAATGCCGGGGATGTGAAGCTCAAAGGCAGGAAAGCTGATATATTACAGCTCAGCCTGAAGAAGGGCATCAATTTAATTGGCACAAACTTGATGCAGGATTCTGATGTTTCAATTTTTTCACCTGTGATGAATGATATAGAAGCAATCTATGTGTATGAAAACGGTATCTGGAAAACTCACATACCCAATAAGATTTCCAATAGCATCAATAAAATAAAACCCGGCAGGGGAATATTTATCTCCGCCAAGAAAGATATTTCTTTTTCTATTTAATATACAATATGTGAATATATCCCCTAATTTAACAAGTTTTAAAAACAATTGGATCCTTAATTTACTCATGGGACCTAAGAGCAAGGTAATCCTGGTGATAAGGGACGGCTGGGGCTACAACAGGAGGCACAGCCATAATGCCATCTATGAAGCTCTCACACCTAATACAGACAGGCTGATGAAGCAATACCCGAATGTCCTGATTACTGCAAACGGCGAAGAAGTGGGGCTGCCAAAAGGATATCAGGGAAACAGCGAGGTAGGGCATATGACTATCGGCTCGGGAAGGGTTATATTACAATCGATGGAGAGGATAAACCAATCTATAAAAAAAGGTGATTTTTTTAACATTCCTGAGTTCCTGGAAGCGATAGAAAACTGCAGGAAGAACAATTCCAAGCTGCATCTTATGGGCTTACTGCAGGTAGAGGGAGTACATGCACATATCTACCACTTATTTGCACTGCTGGAGCTGTGCAGGAAGCAGAATTTCAGAGACGTCATTGTTCATGTCTTTACGGACGGCAGGGATGCCCCTGTTACAGCGAGCATAAAGCACGTGAAAAAGCTTCTCAGAAAATTAAAGGCAATTGGCTTTGGCAGAATAGGAATTCTGAGCGGCAGATATTATGCCATGGACAGGGACAGGAGATGGGACAGGACAAAGAAGGCATTTGACTGCCTGGTTAACGGGGAATGCCAAGAGGAGTTCGATGGTATAATAGAGCAGCTGAAGAAATGCCATGAGAATGACGAAACTGATGAGTTTATCATGCCCAGAAAGCAGGCAGGGTATGAGGGCGTGAATAAAGGGGATTCGATAATCTTCTATAATTTCAGGACAGACAGGACAAGGCAGCTTACAAAAGCGATAGTGGAGGAAAAGTTTGAGGGCTGGGAAAGAAAAGCACTGGATGTCTTCTATGTAGCTATGACCCAATATTATGCTCCTATGAATGCGAGAGCTGCTTTCAAAGACCAGAAGTTCCATAATATCCTCGGGCAGGTTATCAGCGATAACGGTCTGAAACAATTAAGGATCAGCGAGACTGAGAAATATGCGCATGTCACTTTTTTTTTCAACTGCCAGGCTGAAGAGCCATTTAAGAACGAGGACAGAATATTAATCAATTCCCCTAAAGTTGCTACTTATGACCTAAAGCCTGAGATGAGCGTCTATGAAATCACAGACCGGCTTGTTTCGGAGATAAAAAAGGAAAAGTATGATTTTATTGTAACTAACTTAGTAAATGGGGACATGGTGGGCCATACAGGAAATGCGGATGCAGTCCATAAAGCTGTCGGGGCTGTTGATGATTGCTTAGGCGAGATAACCAACAAGGGGATCGAGCGCGGCTATACTATACTTGTGTTTGCAGACCACGGAAATGCGGAAGACCAGACAAAAGCATGGGGAACCAGCCATACCCTGAACAAGGTGCCTTTTATTTTAGTATCCGGTGATGCGGACTTGAGAAATGCCAGGCTGGAAAAGAACAAGGGGCTAAAGGACATAGCGCCTACTGTGCTGCGCATTATGGGCATTGATAAACCGGAAGAGATGAGCGGGGAAAGCCTGATCAACCGCTAGAAAGCAAGGACAGCCGCCCCTATCATGCCTGCTTCCCTCATCTTGCTTTTTACCACGCGTGTCTTGAATATAGTTCTTTTCTTAATCTCTTCTTCCATCGTTTTCCTGAACAGATTGTAGGCGTTGCTCATCTGGCCGCCCAGTATAACTGCATCAGGATTGAATATATTCACGAAATTGGAAATAGCCACTCCCAACAGCTTGCCGTAATTCTCAAATTTTTTCAGGGCCTGCTTATTCCCTGCCAGCGCTTTCTTATACACTTCGAGCGGGCTTCTGGAGAATCTCTTCCTGCCTATGTATGATTCAATGCAGCCGTCATTGCCGCAGCATTTTGCTTTTGCACCATCATATTTTATTGTCATATGGCCTAACTCCGGAGCGCCGTCCTTGGAAAATAATTTGCCTTTTAATATAATCCCTGAGCCTATTCCGGTGCCAAGAGTAAGGCATACGATTGTTTCATAGCTTTTGCCTGCACCGAAATGATACTTTGCCAAAGCAAAATTGTCAGCATCATTGCCAAAGATGATTTTTTTCCTTATTTTTTTCCTGATAGCTTTCCCTAAATCAAAATTAGCCAAAGGTATGTTTGGGGTGTAGCTTATATATCCCTTTCTTGTTACAACGCCCGGAACACCTATGCCTATGCTTGAGATGTTCTTATCTATCCTGAGAAGGTCTTTTATTACGTTTATTATATTGTTTACAACGGTTTCCCTGCCTTTCTCTGGCTCTGTCAATACCACTTCCTTATCCAATACAGTGCCTTTTTTGGTTACTATTCCTGCCTTAATGGCATGTCCGCCTACATCTACTCCTATTACAGCCATTATAAAAAATTCCGCAATTAACATATAAAAAGCTTTCGCATATCGGATTAGTTTCGGGATAACAGAAATTAAAAAATTCTTTCCGATACTTTTAAAAAGCATAAGAAATTCTCCTACTACAGCATTAGTCCCGCGAACTAACTGCAAAGCAGCTAGAAGGGTAGGTAAAAATGGACAAGACAGAAGTTGAAAAGACGCTAAAGCTAGCAAAGGATAGTTCTAATAAAAGGAATTTTAACCAGACAGTTGACCTTATAATCAACCTGAAGGATATCGACCTTAAGAAGCAGGATAACAGGGTTAATATTTTTTCTCAGCTTCATTTTGATAGGGGCAAGCGCGTAAAGATATGTGGCTTATTGGCTCCCGAACTGATGGAGCAGGGCAGGGAAGCATTTGATAATACAATATCCGCTGATGATTTTCCTAAATATGCAGAGAAGAAGAAAATAAAGAAACTGGCCAGGGAGAATGATTTTTTTGTTGCGCAGGCAAATATAATGCCTAAGGTTGCAGGCGCATTTGGAAAAACCCTGGGGCCAAGGGGCAAAATGCCAAATCCCAAAGCGGGCTGTGTTGTTCCCCCGAATGCCAACCTAAAGGCTCTGGCGGAAAAGCTCCAAAAAACACTGAATATAAGAGTTGACACCTCTCCTGTTTTCCAGACTTTTGTGGGAAAGGAAGACACTGAAGAAAATAAAGTTGTGGATAATGTTGTCACTATTTACAATGCCCTAGCCCATGCACTGCCAAACGATGTCCATAACATAAAGGATGCTTATCTCAAGCTTACAATGGGAAAGCCATTTAAAATCGGCGGAGAGCAGGAGCAAGGCATCAGCGAGAGCGGGCAGGAAAAGAAAACCGTGCCTAAGGAGAAAGAGAAGAAGAAAAGCCCTGAGCCTGCGGAAAAGGAAAAAGTTGAGCAGGATAATTAAAATGGCACAGAAATATAAGAAGGATGTTGTAGAAAAGCTGGTCAGGCTGTTTAAAGAATATCCTATTGTAGGCACTGTAAATATGGAAGACCTTCCTGCGCCTGCCCTTCAGAAGATGAGAGCGAAGCTAAGGGGCAAGGCAGACTTATTCATGACAAAGAGAAGGCTGATGAAGATTGCTTTCGAAGGGGTCAAGGATAAAATCAAGGGCATTTCAGAGCTGGTCGGGCATCTCAAGGGAATGCCTGCACTGCTTTTTACCAAGGAAAACCCCTTTAAGATATATAAGATAATCAAGCAGGCAAAATCCCCTGCCCCTGCCAAGGCAGGACAGACTGCGCCAAAGGATATCGAAGTCAAAGCAGGACCCACTTCTTTTATGCCCGGTCCGATAATAGGCGAACTTGGCTCTATAGGGATTAAGACGTCTGTGGAGCAGGGAAAGATTGCCATAAAAGAAGACACAGTGGTTGTGAAGGAAGGAGAGGAGATAGGGGCCAAAGCAGCAGAGCTGTTGACAAGGCTTGGGATAGAGCCTATGGAAGTGGGGCTGGACATAACTGCAGTGTATGAGAATGGGGTAATTTATGACAGGAATTTACTTGACATTGATGACGACAAATTTAAATCGGATATGGAACATGCTGCTTTATGGGCAAGAAACCTTGCTGTTGAGATTGCCTTCCCAACAAAGGATACAACCCATATCCTGATTGCGAAAGCATTCAGGGAGTCCAAAGCTCTTGCTTTAGGGGCAGACATCATGGCGGATGCTGTTGCTGAAGAGCTGGTTGCAAAGGCTGAGAGACAGATGCACTGCTTAAAGAACATTGCTGATATTGGCTCTTTTAAAGACAAGCCCGGAAAAAAACCCGATGCTGAGCCTGAGAAGAAGGAAGAGCAGGATAAAGAGCAGGAAAAGAAAGAAGAGCCGAAAGAGAAAAATGAGGAAAATAATGCTCAGGCGGAGAAATCCGCTAAGGAATAATAATTATGGAGGTAGTTAAAAATGGAATACATATATGCTGCAATGTTGATCCACAAAGCTGGCGGCAAAGTAGATGAAGCTACGGTAAAGAAAGTAATGGAAGCTGCCGGAGCTAATGTAGACGAGGCCAGGATTAAAGCACTGGTAGCCAGCCTTGAAGGAGTTAATATTGATGAAGCTATAGAGAAAGCAAGCGCTGCTGTTGCTGCTCCTGCGGCTGCTGCCCCTGCTGAAGCCGGTGCAGAAGCCAAGAAAGAGGAGAAGGGCGAAGAAAAGAAGAAGTCTGCCGAGGAGGAAAAGAAGTCCGAAGAGCAGGCTGCTGCGGGGCTTGGCTCATTATTTGGCTAATTTTTTATTTTTTTAGCAAATTTTATATTCATAGCAGAGAACGTGACATAATATGCTGACAGCCGACGAGAAGAGAGCTTTATTTAAACAGATAGCCGAAAAAAGAAAGAGGATTTCTCAGCTACAGGCTGAATTAAATAGTATAAATGACGAAAAAGAGCGCTGGTTCAGCAAAAAAGAAGAGCTTTCCAAGAAGATATCCAGCCTTGTTAAGGAAATTAAAAGGAACAGGGATGAAAGAAATTCCTTAACACAAGAAGTAAGGAAAGACAAGAGCGAAAGAGACAAACACAATAAGTCTGTCAGGGAGACTGTCGGGAAAATAAAGGAGCTTGAAAAGGAAAGGGACGAGCTCATAAGAAAGCATAATATTAAGGATCCCACAAATATAATGCATAAGATTTCTTCTCTTGAGATGAAGCTCGAGACCGAAGTGATGTCTTTTGAAAAAGAGAAGAAGCTGATGAAGACCATAAAAGACCTTAAGAAGAGCCTGAAGGAAGCTGATTCTGTTTCAGGTGTTGTGGAGAAAATACAATCCCTTTCGAGAGAGATAGACGAGAAGAAGACAATAGCCCAGCAGAGCCATAATAAAGTGCAGAACCATGCCCGCAAGAGCCAGGAGAGGCATGAAGCGCTTCTTGAAGCTTCCAATGAAATCGAGGAGCTGAAAAACAAGGAAGAGGAAGCTTTTAAGAACTTTATTGGCAACAAGAAGAAATTCAATGATATAAACCAGCAGATAAAGCAGCTTCTTACCGAGCTGAAGGAGCTTAATGAGAAGGCTCAGAAAAATAAGGTTGAGATAAAGCAAAGGTCCCAGAAAAAGAGGCAGAAAGCCCTGGAAGAAAAGCAGATGTCTGTGGAGGACAAGATAAAAAAGGGCCTTAAGCTGACAACCGAAGACCTGCTTGCTTTTCAGGGAATGGATGATAGTTAGACTATTTTTTTCTCCGCGTTTTATATTTAGAATAAGATTAGTATTCGTAAACTCCGCATTCTTCTGCCTGAAGCTGTTTTATGAATCTATCCAGTTCCATCCTGTTTCGGAATTTTGCTGAAATCACTGCATCGAAATTTACTGTTATATCATAAATAGTAAATACATTAGCATGTTTCATGTATTTCTCAAATAAAATTGAAAATTTTCCCTTCCCGATTTTAACGAAAATCCAGTACTCTTTATTATCTCTCTTTCTTTTGTTATAATTAATCCTTCTGTGTTATTTAAATTTTCAATCAATTCTAATCCCTTTTCTTTTCCCAATACAAATACAGAGGTTGAGAGCGCATCTGCATCAAAGGCATTGTTTGCTATTATTGTAACTGATATCAACTCAGAAGCAGAATAGCCTGTATTTGGATTAATGATATGGTGAAATGATTTGTTTTTGTTGAAGAATCTTTCATAATCCCCACTTGTTACGATCGCCTTATCTGATATTGGGATAATCTCTATGTATTCATCTTTGTTTCTCGGATTTGCCAGGGCGACCGACCAGCCGGCAGAGCCGTATTTTCTGCCTATTGCACGCATATCCCCCCCGGCATTTACCAAAGCGTTTTTTATGTTGTGTTTTTTTAGGATTTCTACTGCCCTGTCGACAGCATAGCCCTTTGCGATGCCTCCCAGGGTTATCTTCTGAGAATTTCCGACAGCAATTTTTCTGTTTTCAATCTTTATTTCTTTGTAGCTTATTTTTTCCAGCGTTTCTTCTATTTCTTTGGCTGTTGGCGGGCGGTTTTTCAACTGAAAGCTTTCTTTGTATAAGTCCAGCATAGGCTGGACTGTAATGTCGAAATGGCCATCGCTCAATTCCCCGTAAAAAAATGATTTTCTTATATTCTTTATCAAATCTTCGGACGGATTTTCTATAATCTTATTTTTATTCAGGATTGACACTTCCGACGTGTTCTTATAATTACTGAGCAAATTTTCTATCCTTAATATCTCATCGAATGCCGCGCTTATTGCCTTATTGCCTGCATCCTTGCTTGGATGGTGAACAGTAATTGTGACAAAGGTTCCCATCAGCTCCCTTGTTTCCTTAACCTCATAAAGCCTTGGAGTGCATGCTATAAATAGAATTAACAGACAAAGCAATGCTTTTTTCATTATTTAAAGTAATGGCGCTTGTTTTTTAAATCTTGTTCAAAAGATTTATATAATGATTTCAATTAGATAGTAGGGGTGGTAATTATGGCAGAATGCATTTTTTGTAAGATTGCTTTTGGGGAAATATCAAGCAATAAGATCTATGAGGACGACAAAACATTTGCGTTTCTTGATATCGCCCCGGTTAGCAAAGGGCATGCATTGGTCATACCTAAACAGCATGCCGAGAAAGTGTATGAGATGAGCAATGAATCAGCTGAAGCTCTGATTAAAGCAGTTCAGAAAGTAGGGTTAGCGCTTGAAAAGACTTTCAACTGCGATTTCAATGTCCTGAACAATAACGGCGAGCTGGCCGGACAGGAAGTAAGGCACGTGCATTTTCATATCATACCCCGCACAGGCGAGGAAGAGTTCAGGTTTAACTGGCCTTCGAAGAAGTATGCAGGAGGAGAGGACAGGAAGATATTGGAGAGGATAAAGGGGAATTTGTAGTGCAATCAGCGGTAATATCGGCACGGTAAATAAAAGTTAAACTTATAAAAGAAAGGATGATTCTTTTTATCTACGGCGATGTAGCTCAGCCTGGTTAGAGCGCTAGACTCATATGAATTGAGTGATGAGGCTTATGCCGATGATAAAACTCAGACCGGGTTATCTAGAGGTCGCGGGCTCATATCCCGCCATCGCCACTTTTTTAAATCTCAGGAAAAGCAGCTTTCCACCTATACTTATGGCCGTTAATTGTTTTCTTTCTTTCAATAAAGCCCTGCCTGACCAGGCTGTTGAAAGCCTGTATCCAGAGCCTGTCGTGCTGGTTGATAAAAGAATGCGAGACCCACTCATTTCTGTAACGATACCTAAAGATTTGCTGGATTTCGTGGGCATAATTTATTTTTGCCTGTTTCATTATAAACGCCGACGCCCGGATTTGAACCGGGATATCCTTTCGGAAAGTGGCTTTCGAGGCCACCGCAGTTTTCCGTGAGCGGCCATCTCATACCGGATTGTGCCACGTCGGCATGATAGGAGGATGTTGGGCTACTTTAAAAAATTAATGAAGAAAGCTTTACATCATAATCTCCCTGCTATATATACTAATTTATAACACAACCTATTCATTTAAACTAAATAAGCTGCATTCGCTAATCACAGGCTTCTGCTTAATGAATGATATAGTATATTTAGAACCAGAAGCGCAGTTTGCCGGCAAGCATTTAGTTTCAGATTTGGATAAATACCTTAAAGAAAAAAATAAGACACAGGCGTGTTACTGAAATTCAAACACATAATCCAAAATTTTATAAGATAATCAATAATTCCAGGATTGTCCGGCCGAAGCTAATGCTCCTGTAGTGTAGAAGCTTAAATAGCTGCACAATCCGGCCAATCATGCTGCCCTCTCGAGGCAGCGACTCGGGTTCGAATCCCGACAGGAGCATTTCTTCTTGTAATAGCAACAATTAAATATGCGTGCGTCTTAAGCACAGCCATGAAACCTAAAAAAATAACTTTTGCCAGGCTGGCCAGCATAATTGGCCTGCTTAGCAAGAGATCGAACAAAGCGACAGGGAATTACCTGTATAAGGGATACAGGATACAGGTCAGCAGGTATAACTTAAGCACCAATCAGCGCGTATCGCATCTCTACCACAGGAGAAGGAGCAAGGGCCTGTGCATAAGGTGCGGCAGGAAAGTAAAAAAGAAGAATGCGAGAACAGGAAAGTTGTATCGTCTTTGCAGGCAACACAGAAAAAAAGACAAAAAATAAGGTGAGCAATTTGGAATTAACAGATGATGAAAAAATATTCCTTAAATTTCTTTTGAATGCGAAACTGGGAGAGCTGAAGGGACAAGAAGTAGGGAGGGATGCCCCTCTGGACTTTCTGAAAGCGGAAAAAGAATATGAGGAATTTCTTAATAATTTACTGAAAAAATTTGGAAATTAATTTTTTTTGTTTTTACATTTTGTTTTTTTCCCGTCGATAAAATAATTGAATGAATTTTTACTTTGCATTTTTAAAATTTTTAGCGATTTCTAAATTGTTTTTATCGACGATAATTTATTAAAATAGAAACATTTAAATATAAAATTATTCAGAAAAAAAGTATAAAAAATGTTTTTATCAAGATATAAAATGCATAAGAATGAAAACCTTTTTCTCAGGAAAATAAATCTTATTGTCGTAATTGACTTCAAAAACAGGAGGTGAAGTGAAAATCGCAGCAAGGAAAAGAAAAAAGGCAACAAAGAGAAAGACCAAGAAGAAAGCAAAGAAAAAGGTCAAGAAGAAGAAAAAAGCCAAAAGAAAAAAGAAGCGATAATTTTTTTATTTTTTTATTTTTTTATTTAATGTTTCTTTCTTTTACACCGTAAATATATATGTATTTCCAGGCAAAACCCTGCTTTCTTAGCACAGACACGCTGAACCCGCATTTCTTGAAAATCCTCTTTATCCTGCTGTCTGAGCTGAGCCAGTCTGCATTGGGTATTATGTCAAAGAACTTGTCGTAGTCGAGAAAGCAGATCTTGCTTCCTTTTTCCAGCCTTTTGTTTATCTGCCTTAATACTGTTTCTATGTCCTGGAGGTAGCCAAGCATCCCGACAGAGACTATCGTATTGATTTTAGGTATAGAGGGATGCACCCTGTATGCGTGTTTTTCGTCGTGGATTATCACGACGTGATTGTGGCCTTTTTTAACCGCCCTTTTTTGCGCTATATTTACTTCCCTTTTTGAGATATTGGTGGCCCATATCTGGCCTTTCGGGCCGACTTCCTCTGCCAAGTGCAAAGTCAACGTACCTACACTGCATCCAAATTCAAGCACAATCTTGCCCTTGATGTCTCCAAGCAGATGTATTATTTCTTTCCTTACTTTAAGGGGCAGCGCAATCCTTTCGGTAAGCAGGGTGAAGTATGCCAATATATCGTCTATTATTCTGACTGCACGGGGATTATAATACATCTGAAGCAATAAGTATATCGGTATGCCCAGGAGAATCAAGGTTGCTCCCCTGAGCAGAATGCTGACAGCATGCTCGGTCATTACCAGCCATGTTATAAGGAGGGCTGTGAAAAGAATTACGATGATTATCGGGCCGCTTTTGCCGAACGGAGCCCTGAAATATCTTTTTAGGCCGGGTTTTTTATATCTCAATACAACCAGCGCTATCAGCACAAAGGAGTACATGACCAAAAGCAAAGGCACTAATAGATGAAGGAGGGTGTTGTATGAGCCTAATCCAAGGAAAATGAA includes the following:
- a CDS encoding 2,3-bisphosphoglycerate-independent phosphoglycerate mutase — its product is MGPKSKVILVIRDGWGYNRRHSHNAIYEALTPNTDRLMKQYPNVLITANGEEVGLPKGYQGNSEVGHMTIGSGRVILQSMERINQSIKKGDFFNIPEFLEAIENCRKNNSKLHLMGLLQVEGVHAHIYHLFALLELCRKQNFRDVIVHVFTDGRDAPVTASIKHVKKLLRKLKAIGFGRIGILSGRYYAMDRDRRWDRTKKAFDCLVNGECQEEFDGIIEQLKKCHENDETDEFIMPRKQAGYEGVNKGDSIIFYNFRTDRTRQLTKAIVEEKFEGWERKALDVFYVAMTQYYAPMNARAAFKDQKFHNILGQVISDNGLKQLRISETEKYAHVTFFFNCQAEEPFKNEDRILINSPKVATYDLKPEMSVYEITDRLVSEIKKEKYDFIVTNLVNGDMVGHTGNADAVHKAVGAVDDCLGEITNKGIERGYTILVFADHGNAEDQTKAWGTSHTLNKVPFILVSGDADLRNARLEKNKGLKDIAPTVLRIMGIDKPEEMSGESLINR
- a CDS encoding ROK family protein, which encodes MLFKSIGKNFLISVIPKLIRYAKAFYMLIAEFFIMAVIGVDVGGHAIKAGIVTKKGTVLDKEVVLTEPEKGRETVVNNIINVIKDLLRIDKNISSIGIGVPGVVTRKGYISYTPNIPLANFDLGKAIRKKIRKKIIFGNDADNFALAKYHFGAGKSYETIVCLTLGTGIGSGIILKGKLFSKDGAPELGHMTIKYDGAKAKCCGNDGCIESYIGRKRFSRSPLEVYKKALAGNKQALKKFENYGKLLGVAISNFVNIFNPDAVILGGQMSNAYNLFRKTMEEEIKKRTIFKTRVVKSKMREAGMIGAAVLAF
- a CDS encoding 50S ribosomal protein L1, which codes for MDKTEVEKTLKLAKDSSNKRNFNQTVDLIINLKDIDLKKQDNRVNIFSQLHFDRGKRVKICGLLAPELMEQGREAFDNTISADDFPKYAEKKKIKKLARENDFFVAQANIMPKVAGAFGKTLGPRGKMPNPKAGCVVPPNANLKALAEKLQKTLNIRVDTSPVFQTFVGKEDTEENKVVDNVVTIYNALAHALPNDVHNIKDAYLKLTMGKPFKIGGEQEQGISESGQEKKTVPKEKEKKKSPEPAEKEKVEQDN
- a CDS encoding 50S ribosomal protein L10, translating into MAQKYKKDVVEKLVRLFKEYPIVGTVNMEDLPAPALQKMRAKLRGKADLFMTKRRLMKIAFEGVKDKIKGISELVGHLKGMPALLFTKENPFKIYKIIKQAKSPAPAKAGQTAPKDIEVKAGPTSFMPGPIIGELGSIGIKTSVEQGKIAIKEDTVVVKEGEEIGAKAAELLTRLGIEPMEVGLDITAVYENGVIYDRNLLDIDDDKFKSDMEHAALWARNLAVEIAFPTKDTTHILIAKAFRESKALALGADIMADAVAEELVAKAERQMHCLKNIADIGSFKDKPGKKPDAEPEKKEEQDKEQEKKEEPKEKNEENNAQAEKSAKE
- a CDS encoding 50S ribosomal protein P1; this encodes MEYIYAAMLIHKAGGKVDEATVKKVMEAAGANVDEARIKALVASLEGVNIDEAIEKASAAVAAPAAAAPAEAGAEAKKEEKGEEKKKSAEEEKKSEEQAAAGLGSLFG
- a CDS encoding FAD:protein FMN transferase, which codes for MKKALLCLLILFIACTPRLYEVKETRELMGTFVTITVHHPSKDAGNKAISAAFDEILRIENLLSNYKNTSEVSILNKNKIIENPSEDLIKNIRKSFFYGELSDGHFDITVQPMLDLYKESFQLKNRPPTAKEIEETLEKISYKEIKIENRKIAVGNSQKITLGGIAKGYAVDRAVEILKKHNIKNALVNAGGDMRAIGRKYGSAGWSVALANPRNKDEYIEIIPISDKAIVTSGDYERFFNKNKSFHHIINPNTGYSASELISVTIIANNAFDADALSTSVFVLGKEKGLELIENLNNTEGLIITKEREIIKSTGFSLKSGRENFQFYLRNT
- a CDS encoding HIT domain-containing protein, whose protein sequence is MAECIFCKIAFGEISSNKIYEDDKTFAFLDIAPVSKGHALVIPKQHAEKVYEMSNESAEALIKAVQKVGLALEKTFNCDFNVLNNNGELAGQEVRHVHFHIIPRTGEEEFRFNWPSKKYAGGEDRKILERIKGNL